The genomic DNA CATGGTGTCGATCGTGTTGGCTGCCGCGGGCGCAGACGTCACCAACCTGACAAACACGCCGGGTAGCTTCGGCGTCCGGCAAGCGATGCTCGACGGCAACGCCGACGTCTCGCCCGAGTACACCGGCACCGGCTGGATCAACTATCTCGGCAACGAGCAGCCCGTGAAGGGTGCCCAAGCCCAGTGGCAGGCGGTCAACGAGGCGGACCGGGCGAACGACCTGACGTGGCTGCCGCCTGCGCCGATGAACAACACCTACGCGTTCGCGATCCGCGAGTCCGAGGCGGAGCGGCTCGGGGTGACCAAGCTGTCCGATCTCGAGCGACTTCCCAAGCAGGAGTTGACGTTCTGCGTCGAGAGTGAGTTCGCCAGCCGCAACGACGGTTTCGTCCCCATGCTGGCCACCTACGGCTTGACGCGCGAAGACCTCGGCCGGGTGACCAACCTCGACACCGGCGTCATCTACACCGCAACGGCCAACGGGGACTGCAACTTCGGCGAGGTGTTCACCACCGATGGCCGGATTCCCGCGTTGAACCTGCGCGTGCTCGAAGACGACCGCCAGTTCTTCCCGCTGTACAACCTCACCGAGGTGATCCGGACCGAAGTGCTCGAGGCGCATCCCGAACTCGCGGAGATCTTCGGCCAGCTCAATCCCCGGATGACCAACGAGGTGATGCTGACCCTCAACGCGAAGGTCGACAACGACGGCGAGGATCCGGCGCTGGTCGCCAGGGACTGGCTGATCGAGCAGGGTCTGCTGACGTAGCAGAAGCGATCCGTGACGAATCGTTCACGATCGCCAGCAACCGTCGCCTGGCCGGTAGGCTTCCCGGCGTGTCCGACTGGTCCGCCGAGCCAAGGCCGAGCCTGCGCGAGCGGAAGAAGCGAAACACCCGCCGCATGCTGGTCGACGCCGCGGTGCGCCTCTGCCTGGAACAGGGCTACGAGAACACCACGGTCGAACAGATCTCGGCGGCCGCGGAGATCTCGACCCGAACCTTCAGCCGCTACTTCGCGACCAAGGACGCCGTGTTCATCGCGGTGCTCGACGACCTCGCCAACGAG from Mycolicibacterium arabiense includes the following:
- a CDS encoding glycine betaine ABC transporter substrate-binding protein, giving the protein MRRTTAVLAGLAIASTALAGCGLRSASGAVLEARPGAIQHYDSLDGAKITVIAKDFTEQLILGNMVSIVLAAAGADVTNLTNTPGSFGVRQAMLDGNADVSPEYTGTGWINYLGNEQPVKGAQAQWQAVNEADRANDLTWLPPAPMNNTYAFAIRESEAERLGVTKLSDLERLPKQELTFCVESEFASRNDGFVPMLATYGLTREDLGRVTNLDTGVIYTATANGDCNFGEVFTTDGRIPALNLRVLEDDRQFFPLYNLTEVIRTEVLEAHPELAEIFGQLNPRMTNEVMLTLNAKVDNDGEDPALVARDWLIEQGLLT